From the genome of Leptolyngbyaceae cyanobacterium, one region includes:
- a CDS encoding type II toxin-antitoxin system HicB family antitoxin has translation MARTFTAIVYWEEDVYVAECPEVGTASQGETIEEAIANLKEATELYLEEFPLPKTSPRLLTTFEVLSA, from the coding sequence ATGGCTCGAACTTTCACCGCAATCGTTTATTGGGAAGAAGATGTATATGTTGCAGAATGTCCTGAGGTAGGAACTGCTAGCCAGGGAGAGACGATTGAAGAAGCGATCGCTAATCTCAAAGAAGCAACAGAACTTTATTTAGAAGAATTCCCTTTGCCTAAAACTTCTCCTCGTCTTCTCACTACATTCGAGGTGTTGAGTGCCTAG
- a CDS encoding cytochrome b/b6 domain-containing protein, translating to MPQSKPYQPLVLRLLHGTTMLLVIGAAITGFLVYDSWDGRFGKLGITLQNRDLIDIHGTFGFFFFPIMIIFTIYSIRVGYKRLVQADSLNNLTKIGKPIWWYSLQRLANTLMLIAALVALVSGKFQDENWLPQGEMNHVWYYIHLIGWCLVVAAIAIHVLMSAKVGGVPLIISMFDRKIRPEDDPKLWPEKVKAWLRHPHL from the coding sequence ATGCCCCAATCTAAACCTTATCAACCGCTAGTTCTAAGACTGCTGCACGGAACCACTATGTTACTAGTTATCGGTGCAGCTATCACGGGATTCTTAGTTTACGATAGCTGGGATGGTCGCTTTGGTAAACTAGGAATCACCTTACAAAACCGAGATTTAATTGATATTCACGGCACCTTTGGGTTTTTCTTTTTCCCAATCATGATAATATTTACTATTTATAGTATCCGGGTAGGCTACAAACGCTTAGTACAAGCCGATTCGTTGAATAATTTAACAAAAATAGGAAAACCAATTTGGTGGTATAGCCTACAACGTCTTGCCAATACGCTGATGTTAATTGCAGCGCTAGTCGCGTTAGTTTCTGGTAAATTTCAAGATGAAAATTGGCTACCTCAAGGAGAAATGAATCATGTTTGGTATTACATTCATTTAATAGGTTGGTGTTTGGTTGTGGCGGCTATAGCTATTCACGTTTTGATGAGTGCGAAAGTGGGTGGTGTACCGCTAATTATTTCTATGTTCGATCGCAAAATTCGCCCTGAAGACGATCCTAAATTATGGCCAGAAAAAGTGAAAGCTTGGCTGCGACATCCTCATTTATAA
- a CDS encoding DUF433 domain-containing protein: MASKMNEWQESISIDLKVCHGKPCIKGTRIMVTVILDNLAEGLTAEEIVAEYPPLSLENVKAAISYAAALAREEELLPLR; this comes from the coding sequence ATGGCCAGTAAAATGAACGAGTGGCAAGAAAGTATCAGTATCGACCTCAAGGTTTGTCACGGGAAACCTTGCATCAAAGGAACGCGGATCATGGTTACAGTTATTCTAGATAATCTAGCAGAGGGACTAACAGCGGAAGAGATCGTAGCTGAATATCCACCGCTTAGTTTGGAAAATGTAAAAGCGGCTATTTCCTATGCTGCTGCGCTGGCGAGAGAAGAAGAATTGTTGCCACTTAGATAG
- a CDS encoding NB-ARC domain-containing protein has product MKTPTSTQPMDVKEVLKVADRLIFTKTGKHLDDLQEAILRGTVQNQKYSKIAEEFNCTEGHVKDIASELWKVLSHILGEDVNKSNVRSTMERCQISIVSSKLAKDFVGIKNVNLCTTPLQPPEASQDRSHETKNPVSPRNRVFVDDAPDLGNFYDRTEELATLEKWIVQERCRLVALLGISGIGKSAIAVQLLKQIQDKFDCVIWRSLSDKPPLELIQKELIEFLSNQPESELLGSGKNKRSQFIEYLRKQRCLIVFDDVHQIFIGGQLAGSYETGYEDYGLFFKRLGELHHNSCLLLLSWDKSREIVAFEGEGKLVRSLQLNGLGIAAREILKEKGLADEDKWEELIHLYQGNPLWLKIVATLIKDLCGGRVAEFLKYDELFVSEDLKDIFDRQFSKLSDLEKQVMSRLANQNEPVSISQLLNDVQISPSELFKVMQSLGRRCLLEKKENGETVFKLQAVVRQYLKNQC; this is encoded by the coding sequence GTGAAAACACCGACATCTACCCAACCAATGGACGTTAAAGAAGTGTTAAAAGTAGCCGATCGCCTAATTTTTACCAAAACAGGGAAACATCTAGACGATCTGCAAGAAGCTATCTTACGGGGAACGGTGCAAAATCAGAAATATTCAAAAATAGCAGAAGAATTTAATTGCACAGAAGGTCACGTTAAGGATATCGCTTCTGAACTTTGGAAGGTACTATCACATATATTAGGCGAAGATGTTAATAAGTCCAATGTTCGCTCTACAATGGAAAGGTGTCAAATATCTATTGTTTCATCGAAGTTAGCAAAAGACTTTGTAGGAATTAAAAACGTTAACCTTTGTACAACACCTTTACAACCTCCAGAAGCCTCACAAGATCGATCGCACGAAACTAAAAACCCGGTTTCTCCAAGAAACCGGGTTTTTGTAGATGATGCACCGGATCTCGGCAATTTCTACGATCGCACAGAAGAACTGGCTACCCTAGAAAAATGGATTGTGCAAGAACGCTGTCGTCTCGTTGCACTTTTGGGGATAAGCGGGATCGGAAAAAGTGCGATCGCAGTTCAGCTACTCAAGCAAATTCAGGATAAATTTGACTGTGTAATTTGGCGAAGTTTGTCGGACAAACCACCACTAGAATTAATCCAAAAAGAACTAATTGAATTTTTATCTAATCAACCGGAAAGCGAATTATTAGGTAGTGGAAAAAATAAGCGATCGCAATTCATAGAATATCTGCGAAAGCAACGCTGTCTGATCGTATTCGATGATGTACATCAGATTTTTATTGGCGGACAACTAGCTGGTAGCTATGAAACTGGATATGAAGATTATGGATTATTCTTTAAAAGACTAGGAGAATTACATCATAATAGTTGCTTGCTGTTGCTTAGTTGGGATAAATCAAGAGAAATTGTGGCATTTGAAGGCGAAGGTAAATTAGTGCGATCGCTACAATTAAATGGTTTGGGTATTGCAGCAAGGGAAATACTCAAAGAGAAAGGTTTAGCTGATGAAGATAAATGGGAAGAATTGATTCACCTTTACCAGGGGAATCCATTATGGCTAAAAATAGTAGCAACGCTGATTAAAGATTTGTGCGGTGGTAGAGTGGCTGAATTTTTGAAATATGATGAATTATTTGTGAGTGAGGATTTAAAAGATATATTCGATCGACAGTTTAGTAAGTTATCAGATTTAGAGAAACAGGTAATGTCTAGATTAGCGAATCAAAATGAACCTGTTTCTATCTCTCAATTGTTAAATGATGTGCAGATATCGCCTTCAGAGTTATTCAAGGTAATGCAATCTTTGGGAAGACGTTGTTTGCTGGAAAAGAAAGAGAATGGAGAGACGGTTTTTAAGTTGCAAGCTGTGGTGAGGCAATATTTGAAAAATCAGTGCTAG
- a CDS encoding DUF5615 family PIN-like protein, with translation MTMLVKLDENMSNFHAEFLRQAGYDCDRVTDEGLSGADDEIVWQKVCAEGRFFITLDLDFSDVRRFPVGTHPGILLLRPRSRSSQAVLNLLSRILSEQRLESLQGCLVVADEIQTRIRRPPS, from the coding sequence ATGACAATGCTTGTTAAATTAGATGAGAATATGAGTAACTTCCACGCCGAGTTTCTGCGACAGGCGGGTTATGATTGCGACAGGGTTACTGATGAAGGACTATCGGGTGCAGATGACGAGATTGTATGGCAAAAAGTTTGTGCCGAAGGGCGTTTTTTTATTACGCTAGATTTAGATTTCTCTGATGTTCGTCGTTTTCCAGTTGGAACGCATCCCGGTATTTTATTGTTGCGTCCCCGCAGTCGTAGCAGTCAGGCGGTGCTAAATCTTCTTTCTCGTATTTTGAGCGAACAAAGATTAGAAAGTTTGCAAGGTTGTTTAGTAGTTGCAGATGAAATACAGACACGAATTCGTCGTCCACCTAGTTAA
- a CDS encoding type II toxin-antitoxin system HicA family toxin: MPRLPRISSAEAIRALERLGFVQVRQRGSHVILKKQLPVDDEQNLQRVIEVGCVVPVQRKTLAIGTLKSILEQAGVSVEDFLMNL, from the coding sequence GTGCCTAGATTACCACGAATTAGTAGTGCAGAAGCTATACGTGCTTTAGAACGTTTAGGCTTTGTGCAAGTGCGGCAGCGGGGAAGTCACGTCATTTTAAAGAAACAATTGCCAGTAGATGATGAACAAAATCTTCAACGGGTAATAGAAGTAGGTTGTGTAGTGCCAGTACAGCGAAAAACTTTGGCGATTGGAACTCTTAAAAGTATTTTAGAGCAGGCGGGTGTTTCTGTTGAGGATTTTTTGATGAATCTTTAA
- a CDS encoding Uma2 family endonuclease, whose protein sequence is MVTTAEVANVSKVFTLEDYMHNPPDNTEWVDGQLVEKNGMTAKHSRTQARLATAWRNYMNSSQQGGEVYVEVSCRTVGRGRCPDVAYLTTELLSQYGDNFTVLPQSFPLIAEIISPTDAAEEVFTKVREYLESGCQEIWLVFPESQWILVITKQQQKLFNLGKVVSTQSVLPGFSVVVDELLV, encoded by the coding sequence ATGGTAACTACTGCCGAAGTTGCAAATGTGTCAAAAGTTTTTACACTAGAAGACTATATGCACAATCCTCCCGATAATACAGAATGGGTGGATGGGCAATTAGTGGAGAAAAACGGTATGACAGCAAAACATAGTCGGACTCAAGCTAGACTCGCTACTGCTTGGAGAAACTACATGAATTCGAGTCAGCAGGGTGGAGAAGTGTACGTTGAAGTATCTTGCCGGACGGTGGGAAGAGGGCGTTGTCCGGATGTGGCTTATTTAACAACAGAATTACTGTCACAATATGGAGATAATTTTACCGTATTACCACAAAGTTTTCCACTAATTGCTGAAATTATTTCTCCTACTGATGCAGCAGAAGAAGTATTTACTAAAGTCAGAGAATATTTAGAGTCTGGTTGTCAAGAGATCTGGCTGGTTTTTCCGGAAAGTCAGTGGATATTGGTTATTACTAAACAGCAGCAAAAATTATTTAATTTAGGTAAAGTAGTTAGTACTCAGAGCGTGCTACCAGGTTTTAGCGTGGTAGTTGATGAGTTGTTGGTTTAA